In one Thermococcus sp. 2319x1 genomic region, the following are encoded:
- a CDS encoding S9 family peptidase, with amino-acid sequence MSKIEWNENTFSKFAYLSDPRISKDGEKIAYVLTRANLKDNRYENTIVVEDVEEGGRKFIENASMPRFSPSGKKITFVRANEEKKTAEVWLYDLSSMSGKKVLEAKNILDVSWNEDDRRILITGFKRRDDEDFVFEDDVPVWFDAKGFFDGEKTTFWIVDTESEEVLEEFDAERFSFAIWHGDAVIYNVPHRMEGKLQFFKFYDVYLYRDGESEKLFEGVSYAAVHSNGELVLLYGKPKKEKRSEHNFFYLWDGKDVKPLTEQFIYNNGGGKLDEKGNLYFTMAREGRVSLYKLEGRTLTPIVEDNSWVMGFDVSGDGKVVLLKETDTRLGELYLWDGELKQITDYNKLIFAKLKTRPIRHFRFKSIDLELDGWYIKPDIKEGEKAPVIVFVHGGPKGMYGYYFKYEMQLMADKGYYVVFVNPRGSNGYDEDFALRVLERTGLEDFQDILNGVEEFFKLEPQADRERVGITGISYGGFMTNWALTQSDLFKAGISENGISYWLTSYAFSDIGLWFDKEVIGDNPLENENYKKLSPLFYAKNVKAPLLLIHSLEDYRCPLDQSVMFYHVLKDLGKEVYIAIFKRGAHGHSLRGSPRHRAKRYKLFMEFFERKLKKYEEGFDVEKILKGCDNKKEE; translated from the coding sequence ATGAGTAAGATCGAATGGAATGAAAACACCTTCTCTAAGTTTGCCTATTTGAGCGACCCTAGGATATCGAAGGATGGGGAGAAAATCGCATACGTCCTAACAAGGGCAAATCTGAAGGACAACAGGTATGAGAACACGATAGTTGTTGAAGACGTCGAAGAAGGCGGAAGAAAATTCATTGAAAATGCATCGATGCCCAGATTTTCTCCAAGCGGAAAGAAAATAACCTTCGTAAGGGCAAATGAAGAAAAGAAAACTGCAGAGGTGTGGCTTTATGATTTGAGTTCAATGAGCGGGAAGAAAGTCCTTGAGGCAAAGAACATCCTCGACGTAAGCTGGAATGAAGATGACAGGAGAATACTAATAACTGGCTTCAAAAGGAGAGACGACGAGGATTTCGTCTTTGAAGACGACGTTCCCGTATGGTTCGATGCTAAGGGCTTTTTTGATGGTGAGAAGACAACTTTCTGGATAGTCGATACTGAGAGCGAGGAAGTTCTTGAGGAGTTTGATGCAGAGAGGTTCTCCTTCGCAATATGGCATGGGGATGCGGTTATTTACAACGTTCCCCACAGAATGGAGGGGAAGCTTCAGTTCTTCAAGTTCTACGACGTGTATCTCTACAGGGATGGAGAAAGCGAAAAACTCTTTGAAGGAGTTTCCTATGCTGCTGTGCACTCCAATGGAGAGCTGGTTTTACTCTATGGAAAGCCAAAGAAGGAGAAGAGAAGCGAGCATAACTTCTTCTACCTCTGGGACGGCAAAGATGTCAAACCCCTAACGGAACAATTCATCTACAACAACGGGGGAGGAAAGCTCGATGAGAAAGGAAACCTCTACTTCACCATGGCAAGGGAAGGCAGAGTGAGTCTCTACAAGCTGGAAGGGAGGACTTTAACTCCAATAGTAGAGGACAACTCCTGGGTAATGGGTTTCGACGTGAGCGGAGATGGAAAAGTAGTTCTCCTTAAAGAGACCGACACGAGGCTTGGGGAACTCTACCTTTGGGATGGAGAGCTGAAGCAGATAACAGACTACAACAAGCTGATATTTGCGAAGCTTAAGACAAGACCAATAAGGCACTTCCGCTTCAAGAGCATCGATTTAGAGCTTGACGGCTGGTACATCAAGCCCGATATCAAAGAAGGTGAAAAGGCCCCGGTGATAGTGTTTGTCCACGGCGGGCCCAAAGGAATGTACGGCTATTATTTCAAGTACGAGATGCAGCTAATGGCCGACAAAGGCTATTACGTGGTTTTCGTTAACCCAAGGGGGAGCAACGGCTATGATGAAGACTTTGCCCTAAGGGTTCTTGAGAGAACAGGTCTGGAGGATTTCCAAGATATCCTCAATGGAGTTGAGGAATTCTTTAAACTCGAGCCTCAGGCAGATAGGGAGAGAGTCGGGATAACGGGTATAAGCTATGGCGGCTTCATGACAAACTGGGCACTAACGCAGAGCGATCTCTTTAAAGCCGGGATAAGCGAGAACGGCATAAGCTACTGGCTAACAAGCTATGCTTTCTCCGATATAGGCTTGTGGTTCGACAAGGAGGTTATAGGGGATAACCCACTCGAAAATGAGAACTACAAAAAATTGAGCCCGCTTTTCTATGCAAAGAACGTCAAAGCCCCGCTCTTGCTGATTCACTCCCTTGAAGACTACCGCTGCCCGCTCGACCAGAGCGTGATGTTCTACCACGTGCTCAAGGACTTGGGTAAAGAAGTCTACATTGCCATCTTCAAACGAGGCGCCCACGGGCACAGCCTAAGGGGAAGCCCAAGACACAGGGCAAAGCGCTACAAGCTCTTCATGGAGTTCTTCGAAAGGAAGCTTAAGAAGTATGAGGAAGGCTTTGACGTGGAGAAGATATTAAAGGGGTGTGACAATAAAAAGGAAGAATGA